The Paenibacillus uliginis N3/975 genome has a window encoding:
- a CDS encoding sensor histidine kinase: MPGLRKRCTLGAEVTIIEQGVFHIFRLRQFYLNHLKRKMFNKIVVLYSTVMIVLFAIAATLVYQYQTQRILREQTDANLKSAHVLNIYLSRQYESIQNIFQQIYGDATLSDELIYFLNHEYESYLKYRLDLYTKTGEQRLRSFNTLLKNYVEQEPSAKSVSIYSYPNNFYMHISRTNQQLNNESGSKNKWETWFARREQHSWDTMPQNEISGSSAGSSPRSYSYSRELKDPWTLKRVGMLNVEFDARQISSWLESRASVKGRILVLNAQGTVIYDSEDVYYGQTYPYHLDLEKSGDWVELDEPSKVNMLNVGNAGLSVVGIVSQSLIEESTESLRTGLILVTLVFMAASFAITFTIVRKFSKKVQRIIRSMNRIGEGDLSTRIQMSGEDELQQISRRFNDMGDRLEQYIDKMYTSEIKQKNAELIALQSQINPHFLYNTLESIRMKAYFVGAKEVGQMIYSLSVMFKNMVKKSTMVTVEEEIDMCSVYLDLFRIRYDGRLETEIEVDPEIQSLSIIKLLVQPIVENYIVHGFRPLEDNNKISVRAHRAGDRVVIIVSDNGTGIPEEKLIQIRQTLDKVLQPPDKALQSPDKGYRSIGLTNVHERIVLNYGNDYGVTINSTEGQGTEVRMEIPMLRKGETT, translated from the coding sequence TTGCCGGGTTTACGGAAACGGTGTACACTGGGTGCCGAAGTGACCATTATAGAACAGGGTGTGTTTCATATTTTCAGACTGCGCCAATTCTATTTAAACCATCTGAAGCGAAAAATGTTCAACAAAATCGTCGTGCTTTATTCGACCGTCATGATCGTGCTGTTCGCGATTGCGGCAACCTTGGTTTATCAATATCAGACGCAGCGCATACTCCGTGAGCAGACCGATGCGAATCTCAAATCCGCGCATGTCCTGAATATCTATTTGAGCAGGCAGTATGAGAGCATACAGAATATATTTCAGCAGATTTACGGTGATGCCACGTTGAGCGACGAGCTGATCTATTTTTTGAACCACGAATATGAGAGTTACCTGAAATATCGTCTGGATTTGTACACCAAGACGGGGGAGCAGCGTTTGAGGTCTTTCAATACCTTGCTGAAGAATTACGTCGAGCAGGAGCCAAGCGCTAAGAGCGTATCCATCTACAGCTATCCGAACAATTTCTATATGCATATCAGCCGGACCAACCAGCAGCTGAATAATGAATCCGGTTCCAAAAACAAGTGGGAGACCTGGTTCGCCCGCAGGGAGCAGCACAGCTGGGATACCATGCCGCAAAACGAGATCTCGGGTTCATCCGCAGGCTCCAGTCCAAGATCGTATTCCTATTCGAGAGAGCTGAAGGACCCTTGGACCCTGAAACGGGTGGGAATGTTGAACGTGGAGTTCGACGCCCGGCAAATTTCATCCTGGCTGGAGAGCCGCGCTTCGGTAAAAGGCCGGATTTTGGTGTTGAACGCCCAGGGAACCGTTATTTACGACTCGGAGGATGTGTACTACGGTCAAACCTATCCCTATCACTTAGATCTGGAAAAATCCGGAGACTGGGTTGAGCTGGATGAACCTTCCAAAGTGAACATGTTGAATGTCGGCAATGCGGGCCTGTCGGTGGTGGGGATTGTGTCGCAATCCTTGATCGAAGAGAGCACGGAGAGTTTGAGAACCGGACTTATCCTGGTAACCCTTGTGTTTATGGCGGCCAGTTTTGCGATTACGTTTACGATCGTTCGAAAGTTCTCCAAAAAAGTTCAGCGGATCATCCGCTCGATGAACCGGATCGGCGAAGGCGATCTGTCGACGCGCATCCAGATGTCCGGAGAAGACGAACTTCAGCAGATTTCCCGCCGATTTAACGACATGGGTGACCGTTTAGAGCAATATATCGATAAAATGTATACCTCGGAAATCAAGCAAAAAAACGCGGAGCTGATTGCCCTGCAGTCGCAGATCAACCCCCATTTTTTATACAATACGCTGGAATCCATTCGCATGAAGGCGTATTTCGTGGGGGCGAAGGAAGTAGGCCAAATGATATACAGCTTGTCGGTCATGTTCAAGAACATGGTTAAAAAGAGCACGATGGTTACCGTTGAAGAGGAGATCGACATGTGTTCGGTTTATCTCGACTTGTTCCGCATCCGCTATGACGGACGGCTGGAGACGGAAATCGAGGTGGATCCGGAAATCCAAAGCCTCAGCATTATCAAGCTACTGGTCCAGCCGATCGTGGAAAATTATATCGTTCACGGATTTCGTCCGCTGGAAGACAACAATAAAATTTCAGTCCGAGCCCATAGGGCAGGGGACCGGGTCGTGATTATTGTCTCGGACAATGGAACGGGCATACCGGAGGAAAAGCTGATCCAAATTCGCCAGACGCTGGACAAGGTCCTCCAGCCTCCCGACAAGGCCCTCCAGTCTCCCGACAAGGGTTACCGGTCGATCGGGCTGACGAACGTACATGAACGGATCGTTCTGAATTACGGAAACGATTACGGAGTGACCATAAACAGCACGGAGGGACAGGGAACCGAGGTCCGCATGGAAATACCGATGCTTCGCAAGGGGGAGACGACATGA